The Brachyhypopomus gauderio isolate BG-103 chromosome 1, BGAUD_0.2, whole genome shotgun sequence genome includes a window with the following:
- the cyp27b1 gene encoding 25-hydroxyvitamin D-1 alpha hydroxylase, mitochondrial translates to MLQQALKISGRSALPLIKCLEKWADSISATCTQKDARKVKTLAEMPGPSALGFIWDLFAKRGLSRLHEIHMEGRKQYGPIWKASFGPILTVHVAEPELIAEVLRQEGKHPIRSDLSSWKDYRQLRGHGVGLLTAEGTEWQQVRSLLGKHMLKPKAVEAYDGTLNAVVMDLIAKLRLRNQQNPGGVITDIAEEFYRFGLEGISSVLFESRIGCLEPVIPVETERFIQSINTMFVMTLLTMAMPTWLHRLFPKPWGIFCQCWDYMFQFAKGHIDQRLKEEADKISRGEDVEGRYLTYFLSRAGMPMKSVYSNVTELLLAGVDTISSTLSWSLYELSRHPEIQASLRSEILSVLGDRRLPTAPDVAAMPLLKAVVKEIHRLYPAIPGNARVIADRNIIVGGYNIPKNTLITLCNYATSRDPAQFSEPDTFQPQRWLNHDRKHHPYASLPFGVGKRSCIGSRIAKLEIYLALCQILIHFDVKPGPNSRDVSPMTRTLLVPESEINLQFTEH, encoded by the exons ATGCTGCAACAGGCTTTGAAAATCTCCGGGAGGAGTGCATTACCTTTGATCAAATGTTTAGAGAAGTGGGCTGATAGTATCAGCGCGACTTGCACACAGAAGGATGCGAGAAAGGTGAAAACGCTCGCGGAGATGCCAGGACCGTCGGCTTTGGGATTCATCTGGGATCTTTTTGCCAAACGAGGACTGTCTCGCCTACATGAAATACAC ATGGAAGGCCGCAAACAGTATGGTCCCATCTGGAAGGCCAGCTTTGGACCTATCCTAACTGTTCATGTGGCAGAACCGGAACTGATAGCGGAGGTCTTGAGACAGGAGGGCAAACACCCCATACGTTCAGACCTTTCCTCCTGGAAGGATTATCGACAGCTCAGAGGACATGGTGTTGGCCTCCTGACTGC AGAGGGAACCGAGTGGCAGCAGGTGCGTAGTCTGCTTGGAAAGCACATGTTGAAGCCCAAAGCAGTAGAAGCATACGACGGCACCCTGAATGCCGTGGTAATGGACCTCATCGCCAAACTCCGCCTTCGTAACCAACAAAACCCTGGTGGCGTCATTACTGACATTGCAGAAGAATTTTATCGCTTTGGCCTGGAAG gAATTTCCTCCGTGCTGTTTGAGTCCAGGATTGGCTGCTTAGAACCTGTCATCCCTGTGGAGACTGAACGTTTCATCCAATCAATTAACACCATGTTTGTCATGACTCTTCTCACCATGGCAATGCCTACATGGCTTCATCGACTTTTCCCCAAACCCTGGGGCATCTTCTGCCAGTGCTGGGATTACATGTTCCAGTTTG CAAAAGGCCATATAGATCAGCGTCTTAAAGAAGAAGCAGACAAGATTTCTCGCGGGGAGGATGTGGAGGGGCGTTATCTCACATATTTCCTTTCCCGGGCTGGGATGCCCATGAAGTCTGTGTACAGCAATGTGACAGAACTGCTACTTGCAGGAGTGGATACT ATTTCTAGCACATTGTCCTGGTCGCTGTATGAGCTCTCTCGACATCCTGAGATCCAAGCTTCACTTCGGTCTGAGATTCTGAGTGTGCTGGGAGACCGCAGACTTCCAACAGCACCCGATGTAGCTGCTATGCCTTTACTGAAGGCTGTGGTGAAAGAGATCCACAG GCTGTATCCTGCAATTCCAGGCAATGCCAGAGTCATCGCAGACCGAAATATTATAGTGGGAGGTTACAACATTCCTAAAAAT ACCCTTATCACTCTTTGCAATTACGCAACATCACGGGATCCTGCACAGTTCTCTGAGCCAGACACCTTCCAACCCCAGCGCTGGCTGAACCATGACAGAAAGCACCACCCATATGCCTCACTACCTTTTGGCGTGGGCAAGCGCAGTTGTATTGGAAGCAGGATCGCTAAGCTGGAGATTTACCTGGCACTCTGTCAG ATTTTAATCCACTTTGATGTGAAACCTGGCCCAAACAGTAGAGATGTCAGCCCCATGACCAGAACTCTGCTGGTTCCAGAGAGCGAAATCAACCTTCAATTTACTGAGCACTGA
- the LOC143485576 gene encoding uncharacterized protein LOC143485576 isoform X1, producing the protein MKLNLSPSRGSSDSQDTLILSESPPAKKQRLDTEAKHLVETILNNKPGGERIMKEYNRSKCLTDETRRKMVNILAADITEKNGTSPPREVKEMYARGIVSLFPYLRDTFSRTGYEHYYDGASGTGYLAWRIKTIQRSTARDRRSSYGGPTARRESQFVPETVLSEDECKEAIALMKHLADEDIIKKKMKLTFDFRRNMILDPEQSSNVLSVFPRFKDIKGLVEQDFVLMFGEEVSGKFLEKWTTTFKRKIVQQCRMLPSTSELEDLLQAADTPEDVTEVDDDIGWDSDLSSILLLLHLIPPSALGRKRPGKVSASQAEKHLVVLKKTGTNIQEHLDAITTSTQPYLLAVGRRKKVAHQFFIILDKNVIACRSTSSLGAFDELFKAHYVFATTYNPMLYNMFTFIQTTVYNIDVGRVKETPRVAEIRARLLH; encoded by the exons ATGAAACTG AATTTGTCTCCATCCCGTGGTTCATCTGATTCTCAAGATACACTGATTCTTTCAGAGAGTCCTCCTGCGAAAAAGCAGAGGCTGGACACAGAAGCCAAGCAT TTGGTGGAAACCATTCTTAACAACAAACCTGGTGGGGAACGCATAATGAAGGAATATAATAGAAGCAAGTGCCTTACAGATGAAACCAGAAGGAAAATGGTCAACATACTGGCAGCTGATATAACGGAGAAGAATGG GACATCGCCACCCAGAGAGGTTAAAGAAATGTATGCCAGAGGAATTGTGAGCTTATTTCCCTACCTTAGGGATACATTCTCCAGAACTGGTTAT GAGCATTATTATGATGGTGCAAGTGGCACTGGGTATTTGGCCTGGAGGATAAAAACTATTCAGAGATCCACTGCTAGAGACAGACGATCATCATATGGAG GACCAACTGCCAGACGGGAGTCCCAGTTTGTTCCAGAGACTGTCCTGAGTGAAGATGAGTGTAAGGAAGCCATCGCACTGATGAAGCATTTAGCTGACGAGGACATAATCAAAAAGAAGATGAAGCTCACATTTGACTTCCGACGCAACATGATTCTTGACCCGGAACAGTCAAGCAACGTACTTTCCGTCTTTCCACGGTTCAAAGATATCAAAGGCTTG GTGGAGCAGGATTTTGTTTTGATGTTTGGTGAAGAAGTCTCTGGCAAGTTTCTGGAGAAATGGACAACCACGTTCAAGAGAAAGATCGTCCAACAATGCAGAATGCTTCCATCCACTAGTGAGCTAGAAGATCTTCTCCAGGCAGCTGATACTCCAGAGGATGTCACTGAAGTGGATGATGACATTG GTTGGGACAGTGACCTCTCATCAATTTTGCTACTGCTACACCTGATTCCCCCATCTGCCTTGGGTCGTAAGAGACCAGGGAAGGTGTCTGCTTCCCAAGCAGAGAAGCATCTTGTGGTTCTCAAGAAG ACAGGAACCAACATCCAAGAACATCTTGATGCCATCACGACAAGCACACAACCCTATCTCCTGGCTGTGGGACGAAGGAAGAAAGTAGCCCACCAGTTCTTCATCATCCTTGACAAAAATGTCATTGCTTGCAGGTCAACCTCCTCTCTTGGTGCCTTTGACGAACTGTTTAAGGCACATTATGTATTTGCCACAACATACAACCCCATGCTGTACAACATGTTTACATTCATCCAGACCACTGTGTACAACATAGATGTTGGTAGAGTGAAGGAGACTCCTCGTGTGGCAGAAATTCGGGCTAGGCTGCTTCACTAG
- the LOC143485576 gene encoding uncharacterized protein LOC143485576 isoform X3: protein MKLNLSPSRGSSDSQDTLILSESPPAKKQRLDTEAKHLVETILNNKPGGERIMKEYNRSKCLTDETRRKMVNILAADITEKNGTSPPREVKEMYARGIVSLFPYLRDTFSRTGYEHYYDGASGTGYLAWRIKTIQRSTARDRRSSYGGPTARRESQFVPETVLSEDECKEAIALMKHLADEDIIKKKMKLTFDFRRNMILDPEQSSNVLSVFPRFKDIKGLVEQDFVLMFGEEVSGKFLEKWTTTFKRKIVQQCRMLPSTSELEDLLQAADTPEDVTEVDDDIGWDSDLSSILLLLHLIPPSALGRKRPGKVSASQAEKHLVVLKKEPTSKNILMPSRQAHNPISWLWDEGRK, encoded by the exons ATGAAACTG AATTTGTCTCCATCCCGTGGTTCATCTGATTCTCAAGATACACTGATTCTTTCAGAGAGTCCTCCTGCGAAAAAGCAGAGGCTGGACACAGAAGCCAAGCAT TTGGTGGAAACCATTCTTAACAACAAACCTGGTGGGGAACGCATAATGAAGGAATATAATAGAAGCAAGTGCCTTACAGATGAAACCAGAAGGAAAATGGTCAACATACTGGCAGCTGATATAACGGAGAAGAATGG GACATCGCCACCCAGAGAGGTTAAAGAAATGTATGCCAGAGGAATTGTGAGCTTATTTCCCTACCTTAGGGATACATTCTCCAGAACTGGTTAT GAGCATTATTATGATGGTGCAAGTGGCACTGGGTATTTGGCCTGGAGGATAAAAACTATTCAGAGATCCACTGCTAGAGACAGACGATCATCATATGGAG GACCAACTGCCAGACGGGAGTCCCAGTTTGTTCCAGAGACTGTCCTGAGTGAAGATGAGTGTAAGGAAGCCATCGCACTGATGAAGCATTTAGCTGACGAGGACATAATCAAAAAGAAGATGAAGCTCACATTTGACTTCCGACGCAACATGATTCTTGACCCGGAACAGTCAAGCAACGTACTTTCCGTCTTTCCACGGTTCAAAGATATCAAAGGCTTG GTGGAGCAGGATTTTGTTTTGATGTTTGGTGAAGAAGTCTCTGGCAAGTTTCTGGAGAAATGGACAACCACGTTCAAGAGAAAGATCGTCCAACAATGCAGAATGCTTCCATCCACTAGTGAGCTAGAAGATCTTCTCCAGGCAGCTGATACTCCAGAGGATGTCACTGAAGTGGATGATGACATTG GTTGGGACAGTGACCTCTCATCAATTTTGCTACTGCTACACCTGATTCCCCCATCTGCCTTGGGTCGTAAGAGACCAGGGAAGGTGTCTGCTTCCCAAGCAGAGAAGCATCTTGTGGTTCTCAAGAAG GAACCAACATCCAAGAACATCTTGATGCCATCACGACAAGCACACAACCCTATCTCCTGGCTGTGGGACGAAGGAAGAAAGTAG
- the LOC143485576 gene encoding uncharacterized protein LOC143485576 isoform X2 has product MKEYNRSKCLTDETRRKMVNILAADITEKNGTSPPREVKEMYARGIVSLFPYLRDTFSRTGYEHYYDGASGTGYLAWRIKTIQRSTARDRRSSYGGPTARRESQFVPETVLSEDECKEAIALMKHLADEDIIKKKMKLTFDFRRNMILDPEQSSNVLSVFPRFKDIKGLVEQDFVLMFGEEVSGKFLEKWTTTFKRKIVQQCRMLPSTSELEDLLQAADTPEDVTEVDDDIGWDSDLSSILLLLHLIPPSALGRKRPGKVSASQAEKHLVVLKKTGTNIQEHLDAITTSTQPYLLAVGRRKKVAHQFFIILDKNVIACRSTSSLGAFDELFKAHYVFATTYNPMLYNMFTFIQTTVYNIDVGRVKETPRVAEIRARLLH; this is encoded by the exons ATGAAGGAATATAATAGAAGCAAGTGCCTTACAGATGAAACCAGAAGGAAAATGGTCAACATACTGGCAGCTGATATAACGGAGAAGAATGG GACATCGCCACCCAGAGAGGTTAAAGAAATGTATGCCAGAGGAATTGTGAGCTTATTTCCCTACCTTAGGGATACATTCTCCAGAACTGGTTAT GAGCATTATTATGATGGTGCAAGTGGCACTGGGTATTTGGCCTGGAGGATAAAAACTATTCAGAGATCCACTGCTAGAGACAGACGATCATCATATGGAG GACCAACTGCCAGACGGGAGTCCCAGTTTGTTCCAGAGACTGTCCTGAGTGAAGATGAGTGTAAGGAAGCCATCGCACTGATGAAGCATTTAGCTGACGAGGACATAATCAAAAAGAAGATGAAGCTCACATTTGACTTCCGACGCAACATGATTCTTGACCCGGAACAGTCAAGCAACGTACTTTCCGTCTTTCCACGGTTCAAAGATATCAAAGGCTTG GTGGAGCAGGATTTTGTTTTGATGTTTGGTGAAGAAGTCTCTGGCAAGTTTCTGGAGAAATGGACAACCACGTTCAAGAGAAAGATCGTCCAACAATGCAGAATGCTTCCATCCACTAGTGAGCTAGAAGATCTTCTCCAGGCAGCTGATACTCCAGAGGATGTCACTGAAGTGGATGATGACATTG GTTGGGACAGTGACCTCTCATCAATTTTGCTACTGCTACACCTGATTCCCCCATCTGCCTTGGGTCGTAAGAGACCAGGGAAGGTGTCTGCTTCCCAAGCAGAGAAGCATCTTGTGGTTCTCAAGAAG ACAGGAACCAACATCCAAGAACATCTTGATGCCATCACGACAAGCACACAACCCTATCTCCTGGCTGTGGGACGAAGGAAGAAAGTAGCCCACCAGTTCTTCATCATCCTTGACAAAAATGTCATTGCTTGCAGGTCAACCTCCTCTCTTGGTGCCTTTGACGAACTGTTTAAGGCACATTATGTATTTGCCACAACATACAACCCCATGCTGTACAACATGTTTACATTCATCCAGACCACTGTGTACAACATAGATGTTGGTAGAGTGAAGGAGACTCCTCGTGTGGCAGAAATTCGGGCTAGGCTGCTTCACTAG
- the LOC143485742 gene encoding EEF1A lysine methyltransferase 3-like: protein MDGESCGVFPAEDNLFEDNFSTDSTYTFFGHEFIINQSFSASLGVAASVWDAAIHLCKFFEKTSLELSGKRVIELGAGTGFVSILAARLGACVTITDLPLVIPQAVRNIEVNTPSTGWPSEAPSVLPLSWGKDQENFSSDWDLVLGTDIIYLPETFPLLLDTLVHLCKKGAVVYLSSKMRREHSTQDFYDKWLPQRFKVELVQREPENNINIYRAAFI from the exons ATGGATGGAGAATCATGTGGCGTATTCCCCGCTGAAGATAATTTATTTGAAGACAACTTCTCTACGGATTCTACCTATACATTTTTTGGTCATGAATTTATAATTAATCAGTCGTTCAGTGCAAGTCTTGGGGTCGCTGCTTCCGTATGGGACGCT GCAATACACTTGTGCAAGTTCTTTGAGAAAACATCTCTGGAATTGAGTGGAAAACGAGTAATAGAGTTGGGAGCAGGAACTGGGTTTGTTAGCATACTGGCTGCTAGATTAG GGGCCTGTGTAACAATTACAGACCTTCCTCTTGTTATTCCACAAGCAGTCCGAAATATTGAAGTCAACACTCCCTCAACAGGGTGGCCTTCAGAAGCACCTAGTGTGCTACCGCTGTCGTGGGGAAAGGATCAGGAAAACTTCTCCTCTGACTGGGACTTGGTACTGGGAACTGATATTATATACTTACCTGAAACATTTCCCCTTCTTTTGGACACACTGGTGCACTTGTGCAAGAAAGGGGCTGTTGTATACCTCTCCTCAAAGATGCGCAGGGAACACAGCACTCAGGACTTCTATGACAAATGGCTTCCACAGAGGTTCAAGGTGGAGCTTGTGCAAAGAGAACCAGAGAACAACATCAACATATACAGAGCAGCTTTCATATGA